One Vallitalea pronyensis genomic region harbors:
- a CDS encoding DUF2268 domain-containing protein: MNITMINTIKSYRDMLRKDPSLRQDYLENELFKDFKPMFNMLGMPMEQLLRSFLSVSEREETYYHYLHLMEQENIEAKCLDALNKSAEACRKKGINVPDQLTFGVYLGDPKALAHSEGYTGFGGIPGYIQMVIAPTPENLGKLPGAVCHEFHHNCMFLMKPFNPMTILLKDYLLYEGMAEHFAEEMYGESMVGPWVTHVSEEDCKLSKSLIAPALERQGFQAVMPYIFGGQPVTDSNGQSVTMPSTGGYAIGYNIVKAYCQQTGLTTLDAMTKSSDEIIEKSLYFNN; the protein is encoded by the coding sequence ATGAACATTACTATGATTAATACCATTAAAAGCTATAGAGATATGCTAAGAAAAGACCCTTCTCTGAGACAAGATTATCTGGAAAATGAACTATTTAAGGATTTTAAGCCCATGTTTAACATGCTGGGTATGCCCATGGAACAACTATTAAGGAGTTTTCTATCTGTATCAGAAAGGGAAGAAACCTATTATCATTATTTACACTTGATGGAGCAAGAAAATATTGAAGCAAAATGTCTAGATGCACTAAATAAATCTGCTGAAGCATGCAGGAAAAAAGGCATTAACGTTCCTGACCAATTAACCTTCGGTGTATATCTTGGGGACCCGAAAGCCTTAGCGCACAGTGAAGGATATACAGGTTTTGGTGGTATTCCTGGCTATATACAAATGGTCATTGCACCAACACCCGAAAATTTGGGGAAACTCCCAGGAGCAGTATGTCATGAATTCCATCATAACTGCATGTTTTTAATGAAACCCTTTAATCCTATGACAATCTTGTTAAAAGATTACCTTCTCTATGAAGGAATGGCAGAGCATTTTGCTGAAGAAATGTATGGTGAATCCATGGTGGGTCCTTGGGTGACTCATGTTTCTGAAGAAGATTGTAAGCTGTCAAAATCACTCATAGCTCCAGCATTGGAACGCCAAGGTTTTCAAGCTGTCATGCCCTATATATTTGGTGGTCAACCCGTAACGGATTCTAATGGACAATCTGTTACCATGCCGTCAACAGGAGGGTATGCTATAGGATATAATATCGTTAAGGCTTACTGCCAACAAACAGGCTTAACAACCCTTGATGCCATGACTAAAAGCTCTGATGAAATTATTGAGAAATCTCTTTATTTTAACAACTAG
- a CDS encoding Crp/Fnr family transcriptional regulator, with the protein MIQSLCQLLKECPAVIKESMVDMHVQIGDYIMCQGDEPAYAYFLISGQVQVYHIAGNGIQYLEYMYKDNEMFGEVEIINDREVLSFVKAVTDVCHLKRISKVNFMEWMKLSKDFNDYVMYQLANKLYDAALVSVVNILYPIKYRVMNYLKKQMEQGHHYISKEQLLLAIGGKMRSLNRILMGLVQEDIIDYDHGMLKIKDMNKMLYEMENYE; encoded by the coding sequence ATGATTCAATCATTATGTCAATTATTAAAAGAATGCCCAGCAGTTATTAAGGAGAGCATGGTGGATATGCATGTTCAAATAGGGGACTATATCATGTGTCAAGGAGATGAACCAGCTTATGCCTATTTTCTTATAAGCGGGCAGGTACAAGTTTACCATATTGCAGGTAATGGTATTCAATACCTTGAATACATGTATAAAGACAACGAGATGTTCGGAGAAGTGGAAATTATTAACGATAGAGAAGTTTTATCTTTTGTAAAAGCTGTAACAGATGTGTGCCATCTTAAGAGGATTAGTAAAGTCAACTTCATGGAATGGATGAAATTAAGTAAGGATTTTAACGATTACGTCATGTACCAATTGGCTAACAAGCTCTATGATGCGGCTCTTGTCTCGGTGGTTAACATTTTATATCCCATTAAATATAGGGTTATGAACTACCTAAAAAAACAAATGGAACAAGGGCATCATTACATCAGTAAAGAGCAGTTGTTACTTGCTATAGGAGGAAAAATGCGGAGCCTTAACCGTATCCTTATGGGGCTGGTTCAAGAAGATATTATTGATTATGATCATGGTATGCTTAAAATAAAAGATATGAATAAAATGCTTTATGAGATGGAGAATTATGAATGA
- a CDS encoding nucleoside hydrolase, with the protein MRKIIIDTDTASDDAVAIIMALREKEVCVEAITVVAGNVPIDLAVKNALISVEKAGTYTPPVYKGMAKPVMRELYTSEFVHGEDGMGDMDLEEPVLQVEQEHAVDAMLRIIEASDEPIELITLGPLTNVAMACLKAPDTMKKLKRVSIMGGAGLASGNITPVAEFNIYVDAEAAQIVINAGLNLYFVGWDVSMGTSFINKEDMDYLMKSGSDIAKFCVRCNKALEKFNLERLGHIGFDLPDPATVAAALYGDMVENYDAYCYVDYTSEKGYGQLVIDYMHIEQKTPNATFCSQLNGQLFKEKLFQLII; encoded by the coding sequence ATGAGAAAGATAATCATTGATACCGATACAGCATCTGATGACGCAGTGGCTATTATTATGGCACTAAGGGAAAAAGAGGTATGTGTAGAAGCAATTACTGTGGTAGCTGGTAATGTACCTATTGATTTAGCAGTTAAGAATGCATTAATTTCTGTTGAGAAGGCAGGAACCTATACGCCACCTGTCTATAAGGGGATGGCTAAACCGGTCATGAGAGAGTTATATACATCGGAATTTGTACATGGAGAAGATGGTATGGGGGATATGGATTTAGAAGAACCTGTTTTACAGGTTGAACAAGAGCATGCAGTGGATGCCATGTTACGTATTATTGAAGCTAGTGATGAGCCCATAGAACTCATTACACTTGGTCCATTAACCAATGTTGCCATGGCATGTTTGAAAGCGCCTGACACCATGAAGAAGCTAAAGAGGGTTTCCATCATGGGTGGTGCAGGTTTGGCATCAGGCAATATAACGCCCGTTGCGGAGTTCAATATTTATGTGGATGCGGAAGCTGCTCAGATTGTTATTAATGCAGGGTTGAATCTATATTTTGTGGGATGGGATGTAAGCATGGGAACATCTTTCATAAACAAGGAGGATATGGATTACCTTATGAAGTCAGGTTCCGATATTGCAAAGTTTTGTGTGCGGTGTAACAAGGCTTTAGAAAAATTCAACCTTGAGCGATTGGGTCATATTGGGTTTGATTTACCAGACCCAGCAACAGTTGCAGCTGCCCTGTATGGGGATATGGTAGAGAATTACGATGCTTATTGCTATGTGGATTATACCAGTGAAAAAGGCTATGGACAATTGGTTATTGACTATATGCATATTGAGCAAAAGACGCCTAATGCTACCTTTTGTTCTCAACTTAACGGCCAGCTCTTCAAAGAAAAACTATTTCAACTCATCATATAA
- a CDS encoding MerR family transcriptional regulator, with protein MRKLITIGELADIYGINISVIRFYERKDVLSPAYMDDNGYRLYGIDEIERLDTILFLRHMDIPMKELKKIIKDYHKEDYQKLLMEKKQSIRNKIERLQALEKDVEERLDYITKGIDSTALVKNTYADRRYLKVIDVDEMTYSLKVIHDTMKTLGKKWDKTILDMFKSMVMVRQDEERYTMALPYREETDYEAILLTEGTYVSRGYYCKQYMEIFSQAEVFMHDVRREYVIEGHVTIREEHLNSYLYPDRSYYVFEVKVSEALS; from the coding sequence ATGAGGAAATTAATTACAATTGGTGAATTAGCGGATATATATGGTATTAACATATCGGTTATTCGTTTTTATGAAAGAAAAGATGTACTCAGCCCGGCATATATGGATGATAATGGCTATCGGTTATATGGTATTGATGAGATTGAACGTCTGGATACCATCTTGTTTCTAAGGCATATGGATATTCCCATGAAAGAGCTGAAGAAAATAATAAAAGACTATCATAAAGAAGATTATCAGAAGTTATTGATGGAGAAGAAGCAGAGTATACGGAATAAGATAGAGCGTCTACAAGCGTTAGAAAAAGATGTAGAGGAAAGGCTTGATTATATAACCAAAGGTATTGATAGCACTGCATTGGTCAAAAACACATATGCTGATAGACGTTATCTGAAAGTCATAGATGTTGATGAAATGACCTATTCATTAAAAGTCATACATGATACGATGAAAACATTAGGGAAGAAATGGGACAAGACTATTTTAGATATGTTTAAGAGTATGGTCATGGTACGACAAGATGAAGAGCGGTATACCATGGCGCTTCCCTATCGTGAGGAAACGGATTATGAAGCTATTCTTTTAACGGAAGGAACCTATGTGTCTAGGGGGTATTATTGTAAGCAGTATATGGAGATATTTAGTCAGGCAGAGGTGTTTATGCATGATGTGAGGCGGGAGTATGTGATAGAGGGGCATGTAACGATACGAGAAGAACATCTTAATTCTTATTTATATCCTGATAGGAGTTATTATGTGTTTGAAGTGAAGGTAAGTGAGGCATTATCATAG
- a CDS encoding cation:proton antiporter translates to MHTDTHFIQDLVIILLATGIGSYIFKKLRLSMVLGQIIGGVIIGPSLLGIISQTEFVSNLSEIGVILLMFIAGLETDYEKLKDSFNQSFLIAIGGILVPFVLGAGALFLIKPSVVLSEAIFLGIILTATSIGIAVKLLSETKLLPTKLGMCTLGATIIDDIAGVIILTLALGAFGSQHTNVSGLVFKIAIFFILLVVAGHILIKFISKNRRYLKAIKPVYMLRTVLCTTFIFAIYASNLGMAAILGAYFIGLIISTTSLKKNIKGEISKFGSSFFIPIFFTNIGIGLDLGEVTQFLPLAILITVIGIASKIIGAGLGAKLSGFRAGEALKIGVCMVPRAEVTLIVANLALRLDMIGKDIFTSIILLVIMSAIFSPVALKCLVKRR, encoded by the coding sequence ATGCATACAGATACTCATTTTATTCAAGACTTAGTTATTATTTTATTAGCTACTGGAATTGGTTCATATATATTTAAAAAACTTCGTTTATCCATGGTACTGGGTCAAATAATTGGTGGTGTAATTATAGGACCATCTCTATTAGGCATCATTAGTCAGACAGAATTCGTGTCCAATCTATCAGAAATTGGTGTCATCCTACTTATGTTTATTGCTGGTCTAGAAACGGATTATGAGAAGCTGAAAGACTCTTTTAATCAATCATTTTTGATTGCTATTGGTGGTATTCTCGTGCCTTTTGTTTTAGGTGCTGGTGCCTTATTCCTTATTAAGCCATCTGTTGTCTTATCAGAAGCCATCTTTTTAGGCATCATACTAACGGCTACCAGCATTGGTATAGCGGTCAAGCTATTAAGTGAAACGAAATTGTTACCGACTAAATTAGGTATGTGTACCTTAGGCGCTACAATTATTGACGATATTGCAGGTGTTATCATACTGACCCTTGCATTAGGAGCATTTGGCAGTCAGCATACCAATGTAAGTGGACTAGTCTTTAAGATTGCTATTTTCTTTATCTTATTGGTTGTTGCAGGTCATATCTTAATAAAATTTATTTCCAAAAATAGACGTTATCTAAAAGCAATTAAACCTGTATATATGCTTAGAACTGTATTATGTACCACCTTTATTTTTGCCATTTACGCCAGCAATCTAGGCATGGCAGCTATCCTTGGGGCGTATTTCATAGGACTTATTATCTCCACTACAAGTCTTAAAAAGAATATAAAGGGCGAAATATCAAAGTTTGGCAGTAGTTTCTTCATCCCCATATTTTTTACCAATATTGGTATTGGACTGGACTTAGGTGAAGTCACACAGTTTCTTCCTTTGGCTATTCTTATAACTGTTATTGGTATCGCCAGCAAGATAATTGGTGCAGGGCTGGGAGCCAAATTATCGGGCTTTCGTGCTGGTGAAGCCCTTAAAATAGGCGTATGTATGGTACCTCGGGCAGAAGTTACCTTGATTGTGGCCAACCTTGCCTTAAGACTTGACATGATCGGTAAGGATATCTTCACATCTATTATCCTATTGGTTATTATGTCGGCTATCTTTTCACCAGTGGCGTTAAAATGTCTTGTAAAACGTAGATAA
- a CDS encoding M15 family metallopeptidase: protein MKKMLNTLIIFCMISVSCNLLMVNTVEASTSLTSSEETLLKNAFGISNTKDAVKELQIRVGGWVKDANYTGSPIRLVIDGIMGPNTRQAIKNFQSAYNISATGTINQTTLNTINSLESSDDSTSHFSWNEFRCKGSSTLTWNVWHEITNITSEKALIKTIADNRNISYTSLKWMYASQTEIKENVRRVMWRLEALRKKIGSKPINLTSGFRYWNYHFRSPNVYGGNTSNVTLNSMHLYGAAADIYVSGYSNTSLKNMAKTCGFTGGYSEGSFVHIDIRSDLGKSAWWQ, encoded by the coding sequence ATGAAAAAAATGTTAAATACACTTATCATTTTTTGTATGATAAGCGTATCGTGCAACTTATTAATGGTTAATACTGTTGAAGCTAGCACGAGTTTGACATCAAGTGAAGAAACTCTTCTTAAAAATGCTTTTGGAATTTCTAACACGAAGGATGCTGTAAAAGAATTGCAGATAAGAGTGGGAGGATGGGTTAAGGATGCAAACTATACTGGATCCCCTATTCGTTTAGTCATTGATGGTATCATGGGTCCTAATACACGGCAGGCTATTAAGAACTTTCAAAGTGCCTATAACATTAGTGCTACTGGGACCATTAATCAAACCACATTAAATACAATTAACAGTTTAGAATCTAGTGATGATTCAACCTCACATTTTTCTTGGAATGAATTTAGATGTAAAGGTAGTAGTACCCTTACTTGGAATGTATGGCATGAAATAACCAATATCACATCTGAGAAGGCACTTATCAAAACTATCGCTGACAACAGAAATATTAGTTACACTTCTCTTAAGTGGATGTATGCAAGCCAAACAGAAATTAAAGAAAATGTAAGGCGAGTGATGTGGAGGCTAGAAGCACTACGAAAAAAAATAGGAAGTAAACCTATTAATCTTACATCAGGTTTCAGATATTGGAACTATCATTTTAGAAGTCCTAATGTATATGGTGGTAATACGAGTAATGTAACGCTTAACTCTATGCATTTATATGGTGCTGCTGCCGACATATATGTAAGCGGTTATAGTAATACCTCACTGAAAAATATGGCAAAAACTTGTGGTTTTACAGGTGGATATAGTGAGGGTAGTTTTGTACATATCGACATAAGAAGTGATCTAGGAAAAAGTGCATGGTGGCAATAA